CAAAAGCTTACAAGACTTGTAAGTACAAATACAGCCGCAACAACCAGTGCCACAATGCCCCAAGTGCCGGTTACAATATTCTGAAACCAAAGCAAAGCAAGTATACCTGCTATACAAAGACGAATGATACGATCGGCATTTCCCATGTTCTTTTTCATATGATGTGTTTTATGATTGAAAAAATTCTATCAGCAAGGCAATTGCAACAGCAAATCCTACGCATAATAAACACATGAGCAGCAGTTTTGCGATAGTCTTTTTGTTAATTGCCATACTGCTGTAAACCTACTTATTGGCTATGTGGTACTGTATGATGCTGATTGCAGCAATCAATGATCGTGATCATGATCGGTATAATAAAAGAGAGGGGCCGATGGATATCGGCCCCGAAACAATCACCAACCAAATTGCTATCTATCTGTGTGCGATAAATACGGGTAACTTATGTTCTGCAATCACCTCCCGCACTAAACTTTTGCGGATGAGTTGTGAAATAGCAGAACGTCCAAATGCACCGGATACCACCAAAGCACTTTCACGGTTATTTATCCATGTGCTGAAATACTTCTCAGGCCTCATATCAAGCTTCATTAATGTGAGATCGCTGAAATGTCTGGTAACGAGTTCTTCAATATTTACCTGCTGTGGAAATTCATTCTTCCCGTCTTCATGGACATATACCAGTAAAGTGGGATGTTTTGTTAATTCAGGAAACAGGTATGCAAATTGTTTAATGGCATAAACTGATGATTCACTGCCATCGTAACAAAGAATGTTTGTTTTCGGAAAATCATATTTCTCCGGCACTACTACAACAGGGCATTCTGAACGATGCAACACATCCTGTAGATACTCATTCAATTTCCCACCAAGATTTTCATAAAACACTTCACTGCCTATCACCAATACATCAGCAAATCTTGTTTCAGCCTTCAGTTCAGGCAGCGCAAAATCATACAGGTCTTCATGCACACGGTATTCCATCCCGTTTTTACGGCAGAGTGTTTCAAACTTTTCCATGTTTGCTTTCATCACTTCCGTATTACGTTCTTCTACTAAAGGAACAAACATAGGGCCGCTCATGCCATCGGCATAGCTCCATAAGTTGGCGGCTTGTGCCTGTGGCAAAAAGGCGCCGGTTACTAAAGCAGGTTCCAACTCATTCAGTTGACGGGCAAATTGAAATGCACCGTTTGAAAAATGAGTTCCGTCGAATGCCAGCAGAATCTTTTTCATGATGAATGATTTTGAAGGTTAAAGATCAATTACAAGCGAACTATAAAGAATGACACGCAATAGCCGGGGGGCTGATTCGGATCATAAATGTTTTTTATTTAATATTTCGTCCCTTTTTTTACTCATGGCCTGTTCAATCTCGCCTTTGTTGAGCCGCTTTTCCGGCGGGATATAGTTCATCCCCAAAAACCTGTACATCTCTTCTTCTGTTTCTCCGGCCAGCCACTCATCCTGTTCATTGAAAATGCCGTATTCATTTATTTTGAAGCCACGCTCTTTTGCAATGCTGCGGAGTTTAATGTTGTGTTCTTTTGAACCGGTGAAATACAGCATGGCCGCTCCAAATTCATGATTACTGACTATACGCACATCCACCTGTACCTGCTGCTCTTTTAATACGATGCTTGCTTTGGTGCGCCCTGCTGCTATTATTTTTTCAATTCCAGGGATACTTGTGAATTTGCTGATGATCTTTTTCCGGTCTTTTTCGTTGGCTGTAATGATCAGGTCAATATCGCCAATCGTTTCTTTTCTTCTCCTCAAACTGCCTGCCAGTTCTGCATGTTGTACACCGGGGAATGTTTTCACCAAAGCCAGTAGTTTGTTGCCAATCTTTTCTGCATCAGCAAGTGCCAGCCGTTGTTTATTTTCTTTCTCCAGTTTCAGCGCCTGCATCATATTGCTGATCTTTTTAGGTCCAAAGCCTTTCAGTTTGCTCAGGCGGTTATGCAGCAATGCATCTATCAGGTCTTCTTTCGTATTTATATGCAGTTGCTTATGCAAAGTTCGCAAAGTGGCCGGACCAAAACCAGTGATATTCATCAGCTCCAGTAATTCAAACGGTACTTTCTTTTTGAGTTGTTCATAAGTTTTTATTTTTCCGGTATGCAAGTACTCCAGAATTTTTGTAGCAATACTTTCGCCAATGCCTCCCAGTTCATCAAGCGTCTTCACATCTTTATACAACGAAATGTCTTCACTCATGTTAAACAGCATTTTCGCAGCGTTTTCATAGGCAATCGCACGAAAGCGCTCAGTTGCTCCCAGATAACTGTAGCAATCGGCCATGCTGTGAAAAATTTTTGAAAGACTGATATTATTTGCCGGATGTTTCATGTGCTGTGTAAAGGACCGCCATCTTTTATTAGTCTTTTATGAGTAGCATCAAAGAAAGATGTGATGGAAGTCATTTATTTTCATGATGAAATGAAATAGCTTACATCTCTAAAATCAAGCGATATGAATGCAAACATTGCACTTGAAATACGAGAGGTAATGGGAGCACTGCATTACAGACCTTCCATTTCAATCATTCTCCCGTTTGAGCCGAAAATGAGTTTGAAAACCGAGTTAATGTATTTGCTGAAAACAGCAGTAAAGAAAGTGGAGGATGAGTTGCAGGCCGAATATCCTGGTGAAATGTCGTCGCTTGTTCTGGCAAAGCTCAATACCCTTATTAAAAATTTAAATTTCAATACGCATAAGAAAAGTATTGCTTTGTTTGTTTCACCTGTTTTTGAAAAAGTATTGTACCTGGATGTGCCAGTTGAAGAAAAGATCATTATTGATGAATCATTTGAGATAAGAGATCTTGTGTTCAGCAAAAAACAATTACACAAATATCTTTTGTTATTGCTGAGTGGAAAGGAAAGCAGGATGTACTTAGGTAACAGTGGTGACCTTGTACGCATCATTTCGGACAGACCTGAACATATTGATGCTTATGTAAATGAAGCACCTGAAAGAGTTGCTAATTTCTCCGATGTCTCAGACCGCCGAGAGATCATGATGAAGAAATTTCTTTATCACATTGATCATTCACTTGATATTGTTTTGAATGCTTATCAGCTGCCTTTGTTTGTAATGGGTACCGATCGAATACTGGGGCATTTCAAACAGATCACACGACATGAAAAAGCTATTGTGGAAATCATACATGGTAATTATGAGGAGAGTTCGCCTGCGCAGCTGAAGGAAATATTGCAGCCATATATCAACGATTGGAAGAAAGTGAAAGAAAAAGATCTGCTCAACCACATCGAGGAGGCCGCAGGCAAAAAGAAACTGGCTATCGGCATGAAAGCTGTTTGGCACGATACTTCACATAAGAAGGGACAGTTGCTGGTGGTAGAGAAAAATTACATGTTTCCTGCACAACGAAGTTCAACTGCTGATGTAATTGAAAAACTCGAGGAGCCGTACAACCGGTTCTCCTATATTAAAGATGCAGTGGATGATGTAATAGAACGTGTGCTGGATAATGGTGGTGATGTTGAATTTGTAGATGAAGGATTATTACAGCAGTATGAGCATATTGTGCTGATCAATTATTACTGATGAACAATATTGTACATCGAAAATTTATATGGAAGCAGTTGCCGTTATTATTATGGTTTCTGCTTCCATTTTTCCTTTTTGGGCAAACCGCAAAGGAAATTGTACAAAAGGCTGATTCCAGGATGAGAGGCAATACTTCAATTGTAGAGATCACCATAAAAACAGTGCGCCCTTCCTGGAGCAGAACCATGGATGTAAAAGCATGGACAAAAGGAACAGATTATTCGCTGATTCTTGTTCAATCGCCTGCAAAAGATAAAGGCATTGTATTTCTGAAACGCAAAAAGGAAGTGTGGAACTGGATGCCTTCGCTTGAACGCATTATTAAACTTCCACCTTCTATGATGAGCCAAAGTTGGATGGGCACTGATTTTACCAACGATGACCTGGTAAAAGAATCTTCTGTATTAAAGGATTATGATCACTCACTTATTGGTGATACAGTCATTGGCAGCCGCAATTGTTATATTATTCAAATGATTCCGAAAGCAGAAGCGGCTGTGGTATGGGGCAAGCTGATTGTATGTATTGACAAAACAGATTTTATTGAACTTCATACCCGCTTTTATGACGAAGAGGGAGTACTCATTAATAGTATGAATGGTTATGATGTAAAACTGATGGATGGACGACTGATTCCTACACGGTTTGAAATGATTCCTGCAGATAAACGAAATCATAAAACCGAAATGATCTATCGTTCGGTACAGTATGACCGTCCAATCAACGATGGATTTTTTACAACAGAAAAAATGAAAGTTGTTTCATAATACGTTTTTGCGAATTAATAAATGCAGCCAACAGAACAAGCGACTTTTCAGGATTATAATAACTGGCGACCTTATGCAAAACAGCAGAAGAACAGAGTCAACTGAATATGCTCTATCCGTTTATTGGACGTGGTTAGAAAAATAGATGCTTATGCTGTTAAAGCTCGCCTGGAAAAATATGTGGCGTAACCGCAACCGCACCATTATTACAATGGCGTCGATCTTCTTTGCTGTAATATTATCGGTTAGTACCAGCAGCCTTCGGGATGGTATTTTTGATAATCTTGTAAAAAATGTAGTAAGTTTTTATACAGGTTATGTGCAGGTACATAAAGCTGGTTACAACGATGAACAAATATTGGATAATAGTTTTGCGGCATCTCCTGAAACAGAACAAACCATTTTACAGGACAAAAATGTAAAAGGCATAACAGCCCGGTTAGAATCTTTTGCTCTGGCATCATCTGAGAGCATTACCAAAGGCTGTATGGTAGTGGGTATTGAACCTGAAAAAGAAAATCAAATCACTTTACTTAAAGATAAAGTCACTGCCGGTACTTATTTAAACAAAAATGATAACAGTATACTGTTGGCAGAAGGGCTGGCGAAACGCCTGCAATTAAAATTGCATGATACGCTTGTACTTATTGGCCAGGGTTATCATGGTAGTACTGCTGCAGGTAAATTTCATATTAAGGGTTTATTACACTTCGGTTCGCCCGACTTGAATGATAAAGTATTGTTTATGCCGTTGTCAACCGCACAGGAATTTTACAGTGCATACGGTATGCTCACATCTTATATTCTTTTGCTGCATAATACAAAATCAGCAGAATCAACTGCAGTAGATGTAAACCAACTGCTCGGGAATAACTATGAAGTGCTCAGCTGGGGAGAGCTTATTCCCGACATTAAACAACATATTGAAACCGATACCAACAATGCCAAATATGTACAAGGTGTATTGTATATGCTCATCTGCTTTGGCATTTTTGGTACACTGCTGGTGATGATGGTGGAACGAAAATTTGAAATGGGTATGCTGGTTGCGATTGGTATGAAAAAGATAAGACTCATGCTGTTGTTGTTAATGGAATCTGTATTTACGGTTCTCGGTGGCTGTATGCTGGGCATTATTGCCAGTATTCCGCTGCTGTATTATTTCAACCGGAACCCAATAACGATTGGCGGAGAAACTGCAGCTACCTATGAGCGCTTTGGGTTTGAACCCATATTTCCAACATCGCTTGATGCATCCAATTTTATAAGGCAGGGAATTATTGTTCTCGTCATTGGTTTGGTTTTATCGTTGTACCCGATGTATAAAGCAATGCGTATAAATCCGGTTACTGCTATGAAGAAATGATTATATGAAATAAACGGAGGAGGAAATAAGTGCCAATGTAAGTAGCCTTCGGGTATTGTATGATAGAAATTAAAGACAACTAATCATGAAAAAGAAAATTAAAAATGGTATGCTCTTATTCACTGTTTTATCAGTAGCAGGCAGCATTGTAAATGCACAGGGAATTTCAAGAGTTACCCTGCAACCCATGAAAGTGGTTTACATTATTGATTCGGTTGTAACAGCCGACAGCTTTCCGGTAAAGATGGGGAAAGACTATGGATTATTGTTTTCATTGATCGGGCAGCAGCAATTAAAACCAGGCAGAATAATGGGTATCTATCATACAGCTGCTCCACCTTTTATTTTTGATGTGGCAGTAGAAGTTGATCGGGAACCTGATCAATTAACCGGTGCAGTACAATTTAAAACCATTGAAGGCGGCGATGCTGTTGTTGTGCATTTCAAAGGACCGTATGAACAAATTGAAAAAGCTTATCTGCAAATAGAAGAATGGCTAAAGAAGAATAATAAACAAAGGGCCGGACCACCAATGGAAGTGTATTTAAATGACCCTGCAACAGTAAAAGACAAATATGAATTGCTGACGGATGTTTATCAATTGATCAAGTAGGCAAGAGTAAAGAGAGCGACATCAGTTTAAATGTACAGTTCAAAAATGAAAGTGCATCAATTAAGCGAAAACGGTTCACACGAAAATTTGATATGATGTAAATGATCAGAATCACAGCTGGGCTTGATACAAAGCATTACAAACTCTTACTAAATGTGGTTGTTTTGAAACCGAAAAATAAATTTATTAATTCAAGAAAATGTCAGTCATGAAAGAAGAAAGAGATGCCGAATTATGGCAGCAGGCAAAAGCAAGGGCTGATTTTAAAACACACCTGATCAGCTTTGTAATCATAAATGGTATGCTGTGGATTATATGGCTGGTTACAGCAGGTATTGGCACGCATCCATGGCCCATATGGCCAACAATGGGCTGGGGAGTTGGGGTAGTGTTTAATTATTTAGCCGTTTATAAATTTAATGATACAGCAAAGAAGGAATATGAGAAGTTAAAAAAGCATCATGTACAATAACAAACGGAAGTAAATCAGATATTTTTTTCACCATTCCACTGAAGTACGGGAAAGTAGTTAGTTGTTTACTAGCTGTTCGATGTAGTTGAACCGCTCAGGAAAATAGATTTCGATGTAGGGTTTCAGATTTATTTACTACCAGACTGCAATTGCCCCTGATCATGTTATCGTATCATAAACATTGCAATTGCATGATACCTGCCTTGATGTTTGTGATAGTAGCCCGACTGCAGACTATCGCACTCCTATAACGGAAAAAGTATGAAGTCCTTCTCATGAAAATGATTACTGATAAATCCAAGTCGGATAGTAATGAAGAATCGCAGAATTCCAGGCACAAACCTTCAGGCTCTCTATCATTTATTAGTAAACAGACACAGATGAATTTTATGATTAAAATGATTCATTATGAAAAAGACTTTTCTTTTAACAGTAGTGTTGGGTTGCTTTATTGCAGCCTCAGCTCAGCAAATTGTGTATGGCAATAATGTCTCCATCAGTAAGCCGGTTTATGAAGATGTATACATTGCGGGAGGCACCGTCAATATTAATGCTCCGGTACATGGTGATTTGGTAATTGCAGGGGGCACCATTATTATCAATGATACGGTTACAAACGATATACTGCTTATCGGCGGAGAAGTTACGTTTAATGGTTATGCAGGAGATGATCTTCGTTGTGCAGGTGGAAACCTGCGTATCAGCAAAAATGTAGCTGGTGATGTGGTGATAACCGGTGGTACGGTTATTATTGATAGAGCTGTCAGCATAGGCGGTTTATTGGCAAGCGGAGGTAAAATGACTATAGACGGAATTGTAAATGGTATGGTGAAAGGTGCTTTCGGGGAACTATATTTAAATGGCACCCTGTTAAAAGATATTGATTGTCGTGGCGGAAAAATTACAGTGAACGGAACTGTTAACGGCAAATCAACTTTGGCTGCGCCGAATATTAAGATCGGTAATGATGCAGTATTCACCAATGATGTTCGTTACTGGAATAAACAAGGTTCAATTGATTTTAAACAGTCACTTAAGAACAGTAAGGCTACTTACGATCCTTCACTTCGTATCCGTACCGGCGAATGGTATTACCTGGGTGC
The DNA window shown above is from Lacibacter sp. H375 and carries:
- a CDS encoding ABC transporter permease gives rise to the protein MLLKLAWKNMWRNRNRTIITMASIFFAVILSVSTSSLRDGIFDNLVKNVVSFYTGYVQVHKAGYNDEQILDNSFAASPETEQTILQDKNVKGITARLESFALASSESITKGCMVVGIEPEKENQITLLKDKVTAGTYLNKNDNSILLAEGLAKRLQLKLHDTLVLIGQGYHGSTAAGKFHIKGLLHFGSPDLNDKVLFMPLSTAQEFYSAYGMLTSYILLLHNTKSAESTAVDVNQLLGNNYEVLSWGELIPDIKQHIETDTNNAKYVQGVLYMLICFGIFGTLLVMMVERKFEMGMLVAIGMKKIRLMLLLLMESVFTVLGGCMLGIIASIPLLYYFNRNPITIGGETAATYERFGFEPIFPTSLDASNFIRQGIIVLVIGLVLSLYPMYKAMRINPVTAMKK
- a CDS encoding nucleotidyltransferase domain-containing protein — its product is MKHPANNISLSKIFHSMADCYSYLGATERFRAIAYENAAKMLFNMSEDISLYKDVKTLDELGGIGESIATKILEYLHTGKIKTYEQLKKKVPFELLELMNITGFGPATLRTLHKQLHINTKEDLIDALLHNRLSKLKGFGPKKISNMMQALKLEKENKQRLALADAEKIGNKLLALVKTFPGVQHAELAGSLRRRKETIGDIDLIITANEKDRKKIISKFTSIPGIEKIIAAGRTKASIVLKEQQVQVDVRIVSNHEFGAAMLYFTGSKEHNIKLRSIAKERGFKINEYGIFNEQDEWLAGETEEEMYRFLGMNYIPPEKRLNKGEIEQAMSKKRDEILNKKHL
- a CDS encoding YgaP family membrane protein; translation: MKKNMGNADRIIRLCIAGILALLWFQNIVTGTWGIVALVVAAVFVLTSLVSFCPLYAIFGISSCPAKKTSA
- a CDS encoding GyrI-like domain-containing protein; amino-acid sequence: MKKKIKNGMLLFTVLSVAGSIVNAQGISRVTLQPMKVVYIIDSVVTADSFPVKMGKDYGLLFSLIGQQQLKPGRIMGIYHTAAPPFIFDVAVEVDREPDQLTGAVQFKTIEGGDAVVVHFKGPYEQIEKAYLQIEEWLKKNNKQRAGPPMEVYLNDPATVKDKYELLTDVYQLIK
- a CDS encoding outer membrane lipoprotein-sorting protein translates to MNNIVHRKFIWKQLPLLLWFLLPFFLFGQTAKEIVQKADSRMRGNTSIVEITIKTVRPSWSRTMDVKAWTKGTDYSLILVQSPAKDKGIVFLKRKKEVWNWMPSLERIIKLPPSMMSQSWMGTDFTNDDLVKESSVLKDYDHSLIGDTVIGSRNCYIIQMIPKAEAAVVWGKLIVCIDKTDFIELHTRFYDEEGVLINSMNGYDVKLMDGRLIPTRFEMIPADKRNHKTEMIYRSVQYDRPINDGFFTTEKMKVVS
- a CDS encoding 2TM domain-containing protein — translated: MKEERDAELWQQAKARADFKTHLISFVIINGMLWIIWLVTAGIGTHPWPIWPTMGWGVGVVFNYLAVYKFNDTAKKEYEKLKKHHVQ
- a CDS encoding universal stress protein, which produces MKKILLAFDGTHFSNGAFQFARQLNELEPALVTGAFLPQAQAANLWSYADGMSGPMFVPLVEERNTEVMKANMEKFETLCRKNGMEYRVHEDLYDFALPELKAETRFADVLVIGSEVFYENLGGKLNEYLQDVLHRSECPVVVVPEKYDFPKTNILCYDGSESSVYAIKQFAYLFPELTKHPTLLVYVHEDGKNEFPQQVNIEELVTRHFSDLTLMKLDMRPEKYFSTWINNRESALVVSGAFGRSAISQLIRKSLVREVIAEHKLPVFIAHR
- a CDS encoding baeRF3 domain-containing protein, producing MNANIALEIREVMGALHYRPSISIILPFEPKMSLKTELMYLLKTAVKKVEDELQAEYPGEMSSLVLAKLNTLIKNLNFNTHKKSIALFVSPVFEKVLYLDVPVEEKIIIDESFEIRDLVFSKKQLHKYLLLLLSGKESRMYLGNSGDLVRIISDRPEHIDAYVNEAPERVANFSDVSDRREIMMKKFLYHIDHSLDIVLNAYQLPLFVMGTDRILGHFKQITRHEKAIVEIIHGNYEESSPAQLKEILQPYINDWKKVKEKDLLNHIEEAAGKKKLAIGMKAVWHDTSHKKGQLLVVEKNYMFPAQRSSTADVIEKLEEPYNRFSYIKDAVDDVIERVLDNGGDVEFVDEGLLQQYEHIVLINYY